DNA from Cherax quadricarinatus isolate ZL_2023a chromosome 84, ASM3850222v1, whole genome shotgun sequence:
ATGAAGGTTTGATCATTCACTGGAAGGAATGAAGTTTTGATCATTCACTGGAAGGAATGATGAAGTTTTGATCATTCACTGGAAGGAATGATGGTTTGATCATTCACTGGAAGGAATGATGAAGGTTTGATCATTCACTGGAAGGAATGATGAAGTTTTGATCATTCACTGGAAGGAATGATGAAGTTTTGATCATTCACTGGAAGGAATGATGGTTTGATCATTCACTGGAAGGAATGATGAAGGTTTGATCATTCGTGTAATTCAACTTAAAAAAAATACTAATTAGTGGAACAGAAAGCAGGAAAGATAGATATATGTATGAAAATAAGGTATAAATAACAGGAATAAAGGCTGgcatttttgtttatttttcccTAGTATGACAGAGGGGAACGAAGGAAGTAACATCCTCACCTGTGGTGTGGCTCTCCTGCACCTGGTAGTGAGGACACTGTACCTGGCCTGGTGAGCCAGGTACTCATCTGCCAGGAGTATCCCtggtaccagcaggttggtgtaggctgccactaccaccagcaggggCCATGAGGGCACCACCAGCGCCCCCACACATAGTGACGCAGCCACAGGCAGCCACCGCAGCAACAGTGGCACCCagaactcttcctcctcctccaggagaCCCACCTGCAGCGCACGACACCACGACACAATGCGCTCGTTTCCTGAAGGTGAATTAGTGTTATGAAAattagatacatatgcaacatctgcgtATATTTAATGTAGAAGTTTCGCCattcaatggctttatcaatacaaattctaggacacaatttgaagacagtagaactatatacagaagatgaggtaatcagtccctcagccttggagttggtgtgaagagcaccgtagtcgtgaagaatctggagcacaggcaagaaggctggcgcttatatactggcgtcaggtgaaaagggacgggtagcagacgaaggtatcgtcactggtaggcgggattccccagtgggtattatataccattcatgtacaacttgtcagacaatgcaacatcatggaatcttggttcagtgAATATCTACACAACCTTCGTCACTTGTACTAACCCgtcctttgggtatgacctacttccactggagaatcccgcctaccagtgacaatgccctcgtctgctaccagtttttcacctgacgccagtatgtaagcgccagccttcttacctgtgctccagaatcttcacgactacggtgctcttcacaccaactctaaggctgagggactgattacctcatcttctgtatatagttctactgtcttcaaattgtgtcctagaatttgtattgataaagccactggatgatgaAATGTCTACGTTAAAAATACCCAGacgttgcatgtgtctaattttcatcttgtcagtattacaATTCATATACGAGTAGTATTATACTTGTAAAAAATACATTAAACCCGCATGGGCTGTTCAGTGCTGTCAGAGAAAGATTTTGGTTTTCTTCTACGTTATTTTACAAAATGAATAATTAATTAAATGATGATAATAACATTTATATTattaaaattgtataaaatacagacaggttggtaagatacatgcaacagttaggtatttttattccgaaacgttccgcctacacagcagacttcttcagtcgagtacagaaaagttggaagcagcagcagaaatgtgaagacgatgtaatcagtccatcacccttgaagatgtagttttgtggtgatcagtccctcagcctggagaagagttttgttccatagtctgaaacaatatgaagttgaagtaacAGTCTGCAGCCTTATATACTGTCAGGAGGCGAGATGTAGACCACTAGCAGAAGCAAgaatgtaatcattgagaggTCACGGACCCTCTCATATCCAACCATTCTCACTGGTAGATGTTGTCCAGGGTGTTtactgttctgtaccaagataccactgTGTTGCAGTGTATGTTGTCCAGGGTGTTtactgttctgtaccaagataccattgtgttgcagtgtatgtTGTCCAGGGTGTTtactgttctgtaccaagataccactgTGTTGCAGTGTATGTTGTCCAGGGTGTTtactgttctgtaccaagataccattgtctTGCAGTGTATGTTGTCCAAGGTGTTtactgttctgtaccaagataccattgtgttgcagtgtatgtTGTCCAGGGTGTTtactgttctgtaccaagataccattgtgttgcagtgtatgtTGTCCAGGGTGTTtactgttctgtaccaagataccattgtgttgcagtgtatgtTGTCCAAGGTGTTTACTGTTccgtaccaagataccattgtgttgcagtaggtaggtacctgggtgtttgtcgactggtgtgggtggcatcctgggggacaatactgaaggaccacaatgaaaataagacagtcctcgatgacagtaactattgggttatcctgagaaTAATCCTAACAAATCTAATCTTAACTGAACTGTAGAAACACACCTAGGATTGTGTGGTAATGTAAAGTTTTGATACAAGCTTGCCGTGAGTTCGATCCCTTCGTTGAGAGAgttcttactggcccatgctgggtaAGTCCAAGTCATACCCGCTCAAGAAggcaggagcactgcagcaggcctaccggcCCAAGCTGTGTAATCTATGCATAAATCAAACTAACCCGTCCACTTGCGCTGGGTGATGACGAAGTAGATGAAGGTGCTGGCGATGTAGACGAGGTCAGGTTCGACGTGGCTGAACTGGAGTGTAAACATGACGAGGACGAAGGACATAGCTACTCCTTTACCTAACCTGACAGTGATGTACCAAGCCATGAGACGAAGGAGGTCCTGCGCCTCCCTGGCCTGCTGCGTCTGCACCCAATGACGAGTCTTCAATGTCACGTGATTGGTGGCGAAAAGCATTTATTAGGAAACTGTAAACCTCATCTCAAGAtcaacttaagaacataagaacatataatttatcattactcaGACTTGGTATAAAGGTACAGAAGTTGAAGCCACAATTCACTGCCTCTCAAACATAAGATAATAGTCAACAATGTACAGGAATAAAGTGCAGATATACTAACGAAGAGAGCTttgtgaaggtagtgaaggatggtgtagaagagaaggaagtagAGCGCCGTCAGGTATGCCTGGGGCGTCACCAGCTGCTGCACCAGCAGGAagaacaccacctgcaacacaagtGAGTTACCAGCTGTTATATGACTGGGAAAGTTCTAAGTTCGTAGGGGTTGTATAGATCCCTAGGAATAACGTTAAGGTCACCTCACGTTCCACGTTCACCTGTGACctacacctcaccctccacctgtGACCTATAAggttcacacacactacagacgGTGCGCTacaaggttcacacacacacacacacacacacacacacccactacagacggtgcactacaaggttcacacacactacacacggtgcactacaagggtcacacacactacacacggtgcactacaaggttcacacacactacagacgGTACACTACAtggttcacacacactacacacggtgcactacaaggttcacacacactacagacgGTACACTACAtggttcacacacactacacacggtgcactacaaggttcacacacactacagacggtacactacaaggttcacacacactacagacgGTACACTACAAGGgtcacacacactacagacggtgcactacaaggttcacacacactacagacgGTGCACTACAAGGGTCACACACACTACAGATGGTACACTACAAGGGTCACACACACTACAGATGGTACACTACAAGGgtcacacacactacagacgGTACACTACAAGGgtcacacacactacagacgGTACACTACAAGGgtcacacacactacagacgGTACACTACAAGGgtcacacacactacagacggtgcactacaaggttcacacacactacagacgGTACACTACAAGGgtcacacacactacagacgGTACACTACAAgggtcacacacactacacacggtgcacaaggttcacacacactacagacggtacactacaaggttcacacacactacacacggtgcactacaaggttcacacacactacagatggtacactacaaggttcacacacactacagacggtacactacaaggttcacacacactacacacggtgcactacaaggttcacacacactacagacgGTACACTACAAGGgtcacacacactacagacggtgcactacaaggttcacacacactacagacgGTACACTACAAGGTTCACACCCACTACAGAAGGTGCACTACAAggttcacacacactacagacgGTGCACTACAAGGTTCACACCCACTACAGATGGTACACTACAAGGTTCACACCCACTACAGATGGTACACTACAAggttcacacacactacagacggtacactacaaggttcacacacactacacacggtgCACTACAAGGTTCACACCCACTACAGACGGTGCACTACAAggttcacacacactacagacgGTGCACTACAAGGTTCACACCCACTACAGACGGTGCACTACAAggttcacacacactacagacgGTGCACTACAAGGTTCACACCCACTACAGATGGTACACTACAAGGTTCACACCCACTACAGATGGTACACTACAaggttcacacacactacacacggtgcactacaaggttcacacccactacacacggtgcactacaaggttcacacacactacacacggtgcactacaaggttcacacccactacacacggtgcactacaaggttcacacacactacacacggtgcactacaaggttcacacacactacacacggtgCACTACAAGGTTCACACCCACTACAGATGGTACACTACAAGGTTCACACCCACTACAGATGGTACACTACAAGGTTCACACCCACTACAGATGGTACACTACAAggttcacacacactacagacggtgcactacaaggttcacacacactacagacgGTGCACTACAAGGTTCACACCCACTACAGACGGTGCACTACAAGGTTCACACCCACTACAGACGGTGCACTACAAGGTTCACACCCACTACAGACGGTGCACTACAAggttcacacacactacagacgGTGCACTACAAGGTTCACACCCACTACAGACGGTGCACTACAAGGTTCACACCCACTACAGATGGTACACTACAAggttcacacacactacagacggtgcactacaaggttcacacacactacagacgGTACACTACAAGGgtcacacacactacagacgGTACACTACAAGGgtcacacacactacagacggtgcactacaaggttcacacacactacagacgGTACACTACAAGGgtcacacacactacagacgGTACACTACAAGGgtcacacacactacagacggtgcactacaaggttcacacacactacagacgGTACACTACAAGGgtcacacacactacagacgGTACACTACAAgggtcacacacactacacacggtgcacaaggttcacacacactacagacggtacactacaaggttcacacacactacacacggtgcactacaaggttcacacacactacagatggtacactacaaggttcacacacactacagacggtacactacaaggttcacacacactacacacggtgcactacaaggttcacacacactacagacgGTACACTACAAGGgtcacacacactacagacggtgcactacaaggttcacacacactacagacgGTACACTACAAGGTTCACACCCACTACAGAAGGTGCACTACAAggttcacacacactacagacgGTGCACTACAAGGTTCACACCCACTACAGATGGTACACTACAAGGTTCACACCCACTACAGATGGTACACTACAAggttcacacacactacagacggtacactacaaggttcacacacactacacacggtgCACTACAAGGTTCACACCCACTACAGACGGTGCACTACAAGGTTCACACACATTACAGACGGTGCACTACAAGGTTCACACCCACTACAGACGGTGCACTACAAggttcacacacactacagacgGTGCACTACAAGGTTCACACCCACTACAGATGGTACACTACAAGGTTCACACCCACTACAGATGGTACACTACAaggttcacacacactacacacggtgCACAAGgttcacacccactacacacggtgcactacaaggttcacacacactacacacggtgcactacaaggttcacacccactacacacggtgcactacaaggttcacacacactacacacggtgcactacaaggttcacacacactacacacggtgCACTACAAGGTTCACACCCACTACAGATGGTACACTACAAGGTTCACACCCACTACAGATGGTACACTACAAGGTTCACACCCACTACAGATGGTACACTACAAggttcacacacactacagacggtgcactacaaggttcacacacactacagacgGTGCACTACAAGGTTCACACCCACTACAGACGGTGCACTACAAGGTTCACACCCACTACAGACGGTGCACTACAAggttcacacacactacagacgGTGCACTACAAGGTTCACACCCACTACAGA
Protein-coding regions in this window:
- the LOC128704268 gene encoding E3 ubiquitin-protein ligase HRD1 isoform X2, whose protein sequence is MAGVRAGGRGGEGLPGYSWLLLLVLAPYFLYVLRTRPYLVIVAAFLYVGVVLPMALHSQLPEGSLLWLPRAVVALLFTRSAVHTGLVASLGWVVVWVAHWTQVFLWHVLSMVVRALVVPLVVVGCILQLLHRLYLTFHGPRTTSNQVVFFLLVQQLVTPQAYLTALYFLLFYTILHYLHKALFTRHWVQTQQAREAQDLLRLMAWYITVRLGKGVAMSFVLVMFTLQFSHVEPDLVYIASTFIYFVITQRKWTGNERIVSWCRALQVGLLEEEEEFWVPLLLRWLPVAASLCVGALVVPSWPLLVVVAAYTNLLVPGILLADEYLAHQARYSVLTTRCRRATPQEVAEDSMCPVCLDQVRQGRVTPCGHLYHASCLRKCLLLSPLCPLCKQTI